The Thermotoga sp. Ku-13t DNA segment AGCACACGCCGTGGCAGCGACAACGCTCAGCGCACCTCGCGCTCCCGCTTCGAGTGCGGCAGGGATATCAGAAAGCTTTATCCTTGTGCTCTTTCTTATGAGAGACGAAACCACGGAAAAGATGATCGCGTACAGTGCAGCTTTCATGGGTGTGAAACCTGTGACGAGCAGGTATATGATGGCAACCAGAGGAAAGAGAAGATGACCACGTTCCAGAAGGATCTTCTTCATCTTCGGAAGCTCTTCTTTCGACAGGCCCCTGAGCCCGAGTTTCTTCGCTTCCCAGTGCACGCCCATCCAGACGCCAAAATAGTACAGTGCAGCAGGTATAGCGGCGGAGATTATTATCTTCGAATATGCGATCCCGGTGAACTCAGCCATCAGAAAAGCTGCGGCACCCATTATTGGTGGCATCAGTTGCCCACCAGTGGACGCCGTGGCCTCTACCGCACCTGCGAACTCCGGTTTGTAGCCGAGCTTCTTCATCATGGGTATCGTGAACGTGCCGGTACCGACGACGTTGGCCACACTGCTGCCGCTTATCATGCCCATCAAGCCACTTGAAAACACCGCGACTTTTGCCGGTCCACCGGTGGCCCACCCCGCAAGAGCGTTGGCAATGTCAATGAATAATTGTCCGAGCCCTGTTCTCTCAAGAAAGGCACCAAGGAGTATAAACAGGAAAACGAACGTAGAAGAAACACCGAGAGGAATACCGAAAATACCTTCGGTGGTGTAGAAAAGATGTCCAACAAGTCTTTGCAACGAAACACCACGATGGGCCATTATGCCCGGAATGTACCTTCCGTAGAGTGCGTACAGGATGAAACATATCGCCACAATGACGATGGGTAGTCCTACGATCCTACGTGCCGCTTCCAGGACCAGGACAATGCCCAGAAGTCCAACGATGAAATCCATCCTCGTGACGGTACCTGCCCGCAGGACTAATTCTTTGTAGTTCGCAACGATGTAAATAGTGGTGAGCGGTGCCAGAATGGCAAGCAAAAGGTCAAACCAGTGGATCCTGTCTCTTGGCCATCTTTTACTGGTCGGATAGAGCAAGAAAATCAAACAAAAGCCGAACGCCAGGTGGACCGAACGCTGTATCATCGCGTCCAGCACACCGAAAGCGGCTGTGTAAAGCTGAAAAACCGAAAACGTTATCGCTATCGCGGTAACGATCCTGGCGAAAAATCCCTTGAAAGTTCTGTAGCGTGCCTCCCTGTCGTACTTTTCAAGAACCTCCTGGGCCTGCTTGGCTATGTTCCTATCGCTGCTCACGGTGATTCCTCCTCGAAAAATTGTTCTTCAAAAGAGGGTTGCTTTTTCACGTAAATCGTCAATGAATCGTTGACGTTCGCTATGTCCTTGAACCAGATCACTCCATCACTGAACAGAATGCCGTGCCCATCGATGTGAGAAACGCGGAGGGTAATCCGCTCGAACTTTCTTTCAAGTTTCAGTACGAATCTTCCATTTTCGAGAGCGAATCCTCCCTCCGCGTCCGAAGGTAACCCTGCCCCGTAAGAGCTGTATCGTGCTTCGTACAGAACCATGGAACCGTCTGGATCGACTCTGAAACACTCTTCAACGAGCGTTTTTTCCACTGAATGAACGAACACGATCCTGAACTTATCATCCTGCAAGATTTTCTCGAAGATCACCTGGCCTTGCTTTTCAACGATGATTACGTAACGGAACACCAGCGGGTTCAGCAAGAAGCACAGCAAAAGCAATTTCACAGTTTAGAGTCCCATCTCCTTGAAGAACTTTTCCGCACCGGGATGCAGCGGTATGGACATGCCTTCTTTACCCGTCTCTGGGATTATGAGCTCACCTTTCGCGTGGGCTTCGATCAATCTCTTCTGGTTCGCGTACATGGTCTTGAGCAGTTGATAGGCCAGATCTTCTGGCATCTCTTCTCTAACTGCAAGCATCGCCTTCACGGCCACGGTGACGACGTCCGTGTCAACACCCTTGTAAGTCCCAGCCGGAACGACGATCTTAACGTAGAACGGATAGTCTTTCTGCAGAGCCTTGATGATCTCTTCTGCAATCGGAACGAGAACGATCTTTCTCACGGCTGCAAGGTCAACGATGGCCGCTGTGGGGTGACCTGCCGTGACGAACGCAGCGTCGATGTTTCCGTCCTTCAAGTTGTTTGCAGCCTCCGCAAAGCTCAGATACTGCACCGTGATGTCCTTGTACGTGATGCCAGCCGCTGCCAGGATCTGTCTCGCGTTGACCTCGGTTCCGCTTCCCGCGGCACCGACCGCGACCCTCTTGCCTTTTAGATCGTACACACTGTTGATACCTCTGTCTGCGAGTGCGACGATCTGTACCGTCTCAGGATACAGCGTGGCGAGACCTCTCAGCTGCGGGAAGGGTTCTTTGAAGAGTTCTACTCCGTTGTAAGCGTAGTAAGCGACGTCGTTCTGGACAAATATGACATCCACTTCCTTGTTCTTCAACAGGTTGATGTTCGCGACGGATGCACCCGTGGACTGAACCATGGCGTTCATACCCTTGATGTTCTTGTTCCAGATGTCGGCCATACCAGCACCCAGTGGATAGTACGTTCCAGCCGTGCCTCCTGTGGCGATGGTTAGGAACGTCGCAGCCTGCATCGTCACGAACAAAGTCATGAATGCTACAACCAACAACCTTTTCATGCATACACCCCCTCTCGAAATGGTAACGCTAAATTTATTCTAACATGTATTCTAACATGATCGTCAAAAACATTCCCACTCACTTCATCCTTGGTGGATCACGTGAAAAATAGACCAGACCCTCAAAGATGAAGCACATCGTGGCCGAAGGGTCGTTTCATTTCAAACCGCTTCAGGAACGCTCCGCAACGTGGATGACTGTGAACGACGAAGCTTTCACACTGAACACACAACACAAAAACTTTCCCTGTGTGGAGCAGGGACAACCAGGGCCGAGAAAAGCGAGGATTGGGGAATGTTTAGCTCATTCTTTGTCGAACGAGAGTTCCATGTAGTCTGCCTTCACACCCGGAAGTTTGTTGAGCTTGTCGCACAGTTCTTTGTGCTGTTCGGGACTCCCCACAAGTTCAAGTACTATCAAACCAGCATCGGAACAATTGTTGAGAACGCCGTCATGAAGTCCGAGTCTGGTCTTGATCAAACATCCCCAGGCTGTGAGGATTTTTTGAACCTTTTCTGCTGTTTCTTTCCTGTTTTCCACAAGGATGGCCATGATGGTCTTCACAGGAATCTTTTCGGCCACGAAAACACCTCCCCGCTGTTCACCTGATATTTGAATTTCTTCAAAAGCTTTTGCCTACGAGGACCCCGATCACTTCTGGGCCCGTGTGCGCGAGCACCGTCGCGCCCACCCTCGCAATACCGTCACACTTTGGAAAATTTGAAAGTATCTGCTCGAGCATCTCTTTTACATGGACTGAGCCATAGCCGCCGTACAACAGATAGTTAGAGAATTTCTCCACAGAAGACTTAACCAGCGCGATCAGCTTGGCAATGGCATCGTGCTGGCTCATTCCAACGGCTGCTTTTGTGACCTCACCTTCTCTATCTATCTTCAGAACGGGTTTGACATGTAAAATCTTTCCCAGCAAAAGCGATAACTTTCCGATCCTTCCACCTTTCTTCAAATAGTCCAGAGAACCAAGCAGGAAAAACATCTCGCAGTGTTTTTCATACTCGGCGACACTCTGCTGAGAAATTCTCTTGCCTTCCATTGCATCTTTCATGAGCCTCCAGAGAATGTAGAAGATCTTGCCGCTGACAGCCTTGGAATCGAGCAGGAAGAAGTTCTTTAAACCGAAGTTCTCGATGACCATCCTCACCGCGTTGAAAGTTCCGCTCAACTTTTGTGATACTGTGAGCACGAAGATCTGTTCATATTTGTCCTTGATTTCTTCGAACAACCTGACTATGTCCTCCATGCTCGGTAAAGACGTCGAAACGCTGTGACCTTGGCTCATGAGTTCGCACAATCTGTCTGAATCTATGTCTATTCCGTCACGGTACTCCTTACCGTCGACGATCAACCGCAGCGGCAGTTTGTAAAGATCGAGCGGGGGTTTCCAACCCATAGGAAAGTCCGCTGTGGAATCCACAACAAAAGCGACCGAGTCCACGAGTTGAATTTCCTCCCGAAGTTCGCCTTCTAAAATAATTCTATCATGTTTCGCTCACCAGAAGGGTACTCGTACCGCGAGTGCACGTTGAAAAGTTCAAAAGTGTGAGCCTAAAGGAACAAACATGTAAGACAGTGTGATACGGGGGGTTAGAGTTCGAAAAAGCGAAGGCAGAACCTCAAAACCGCCAGAATCCGGTGTCTGGAGTCCAGATTCAGTTTCCAGACAGCTTGCAAATGTATGTCAATTAGTTCTAAAATACTTCTGGAAATATCTTCTGAAGAAAGATTGGTTGCTAATTTTTCCACCTTAAACTTGCGAGGCGTTTCTCATGAAAACCATCAAGAAAGTTGATCCAAAGCTCATGAAGAAAATGAACAAACAACTGATCCTCCGCTATTTGATCGAGCATGGTCCAGCGAGCAGGACGGAGTTGGTATCGAAAACCGGTCTGGCCAGCAGCGCTGTCTGGCGTATGATAGAAGAGCTTGTGGAAGAGGGATTTGTAGAACAGAAGGAGTATTTCGCGAGAACCAACACCAAGAAAGCCGCTGTTTATGGCATTGCGAGGAACTTTGTAACGTCACTGCTGGTGGATGTCCAGGTGCTTCAGACTACAGTGGCTGTGGGTTTTCTCGACGGTAGTTGCAGGGTTCTGGAGACTTTTCCAACGGGAAGTTTCGACGATTTTTCGAAGAGAATAAAGAGCTTTTTGAGCGAGAAGACCTTGAACAAATTGTTTGGCAAAGGGGAAAAGATAAGGGTAATTTTCTCGCTTCCAGGCATTGTAGACACAATTAAAGGTGTTTTGCTGTACGCACCGAATTTGAAGTGGCATGATATAGCTTTCAGAGAGGAGTTCGCCAAGAAAAGTAACGTTGAGATAATAGTCGAGAACGATTCGAACCTTTCTTTGCTCGCAGAATCCTTCTATGCGAGAGATATTAAGAATTCTTCAAATGCCTTTTTCCTCTACCTCGGCGAGGGCGTAGGCGGTGCGATCTTCATAAACGGCAGGATAGTCATAGGTTCGAGTTTCGCGGCAGGCGAGGTCGGTCACACGCTGCTTCAGGCGAGCGGAGTACCGATCGAGGTGGAAGAACTGTTGTCCATATCAAGACTGGTAGATAAGTTCGAAAACCGGAAAAATCTGGAAAAAGTCGGTACTTTGAGAGAAAGGTTCGTCCGGTTGCAAAGGGCGTGGCTTTCGTCGGACGAGGTCGCAAAAGAACTCATACAGGAATTCATCAAGAATCTTGCGATCGTTATCAGGAATGTAGGTTACACACTCAATCCGGATATAATCGTTCTTGGCGGTTCTGTGAGCAATCTGTGGGAAACGTTTGGCGCTTCGATACAGAAGGAGATAACCAGACTCGATGAGTACGGTTTTCTCAGAAACACGGTTTTCAGAGACACACTGTTCAAAGAAACTTCGGCTTCTTTGCTCGGTTGCAATGTACTGGCAATAAACAAGTTTCTGGAGGATATGATGGGTTGAACCTTCAATTCTGAGGGGGAGGTGTGATCATGTGGCGCAAGGTTGCTCTGATCATCGCTGTGGTTTCAGCCATGGTAGTGTTTGCGTCAAAGATCGAAATATTCAGCTGGTGGACGGCCGGTGGCGAAGCTGAAGGGCTCCAGGAGCTTTTTAACATCTACAGCAAACTCTATCCAGGTGTCGAGATCATCAACGCAACTGTTGCTGGTGGCGCTGGTGCGCAGGCCAAGGCTGTGCTCAAAACCAGAATGCTTGGAGGAGATCCACCCGACACGTTCCAGGTGCACGCTGGTCACGAACTCATCGACACGTGGGTCAAAACAGGCTTCATGGAACCGATCACGTTCCTGTACAAGGAAGAGGGCTGGGACAAGGTGATGCCCAAAGGAATTCTCGACATCGTCTCTTACAATGGAGAATACTGGTCTGTTCCAGTCAACATCCACAGAGCGAACGTGCTCTGGTACAACAAGAAGATTTTCGAAAAATACGGTTTGAAACCTCCCAAGACGTTCGAAGAGTTCTTCCAGGTTGCCGAGATTCTGAAATCCCACGGAATCATCCCGCTCGCCCTCGGAACCAAGGATGGTTGGGAAGCGGCCCACGTCTTTGAGACCGTACTCATCGGAAAACTCGGCGCGGAAGGCTACAAGGGTCTGTGGAATGGTAAAACGAAGTGGTCAGATCCGAGAGTCACCGACGCTCTCGAAACCTTTGCGAAGATGCTACGGTACGTGAACTCTGACCATGCAGCGCGAACCTGGGATGAGGCGTGCGCGTTGATCGTTGAAGGTAGGGCTGCAATGAACATCATGGGCGACTGGGCCGTTGGTTACTTCTACGCTAAGAACTTCTACGATTTCGGCTGGGTCCTGGCGCCGGGTAACGAAGGAATATTCGACGCTCTGTCTGACAGCTTCGGTTTGCCGAAGGGTGCGAAGAACAGGGAGAACGTCATCAACTTCCTGAGAGTACTCGGTTCGAAAGAAGGACAGCTCGCGTTCAACATCAAGAAAGGTTCCATACCGGCCAGGACAGACATCGACAGAAACCTGTTCCCCGAATACCAGAGATCCGCCATGGAAGACTGGCTCAAGCACGAGATCGTTCCAAGTGTCATGCACGGAGCAGCTGCATCTGAAAGCTGGGTGACCGAGTTCAAAGACGTTATATCACTGTTCGTTGCTCGTCCTGACGTCAAGACAACGCAGAGAGCCCTCGTGAGTATAGCTATAGCGCAGGGCGTTCCACAGCAGTGATGCTGAAGGGTGGGGGTGTTCCCCCACCCTTTCGTTCCTGGAGGGTTGATGAACTGTGAAAACAGATAGGATCTTGTCGATCCTTTTTATTCTTCCATCGTTTATCCTTGTGGGCATTTTCATCTACGGATTCATCGGTTGGACCGGCTGGGTTTCGATGGTGAACTGGCGAGATGTGTTTCCCGATTTCACCTTTGTCGGTTTGCGGAACTATGCCAGGCTTTTTCAGCATTTCAGGTTCGTCATATCCATGAAAAACACGCTGGTCTTTACGGTTCTCTTCCTTCTTTCCAGCATAAGTATAGGCTTGCTGCTCGCGATCTTGCTTGACAGAAAGGTTCGTTTTGAGGGCTTCTTCAGAACCGTTTATCTTTTCCCGATGGCGGTGTCGTTCGTTGTCACTGGTGTTGTCTGGCGGTGGATTTTAAACCCTGGAACTGGTGGAGAGAGTGTGGGATTGAATTGGATGCTGGAAAAAATAGGCTTGGGTTTTTTGAAGAGCGGTTGGTACACCGATCCCAACATCGGTATCAAGGCGGTCGTGATCGCAGCTGTGTGGCAGATGTCGGGTTACGTGATGGCGCTCTATCTTGCGGGAATAAGATCTATCCCGACTGAGCTGTACGAAGCTGCGCAGCTGGATGGTGCAAACGTTTTTCAACTGTACAAACACATTGTTCTTCCTCTCCTCAGACCTGTCACTCTGAGTGCGGTGATCATACTGGGGCACATTTCACTGAAGATATTCGATCTGGTCTTTGCCATGACCGGGAGTGGGATCGGCTTTTCGTGTGACGTACCTGCACTCTTCATGTACGATACAACTTTCAGGGGTAACTACTTTTCTCAGGGTGCAGCGATAGCGGTGATACTGCTCCTGTGCGTGGCCGTGCTGATAGTCCCGTATCTGACATACAGCATAAGAACGGAGGTTAGAAGATGAGGCTGAGCAGATTCTTCCTGTACCTGGTGCTCATCATCTTCGTACTCTTCTACCTCATGCCGGTCTATGTCCTTGTTGTGACCAGCTTCAAGAGCTTTAAAGAAATCAGTTTGAGAACAATGTGGATCCCGCCGAAGGAGATCAGCTTTTCCAGCTTTGTAAGAGCCTGGTACGGCGATAAATCGAAAGGTCTGAGGGGACTCTCGGGGAACTTCATGAACAGCGTTTATCTCACTGTCCCCGCCACTCTGATCTCCTCCATACTCGGTTCGATGAACGGTTATGTTCTCACGAAGTGGAAGTTCAAAAGGGCAAACTTGGTTTTCGCTTTGCTTCTTTTTGGCATGTTCATTCCTTACCAGAGCATTTTGATACCCCTCGTGCAGGTTCTGCAGAAAACAAAGCTTTACGGAACCATCCCGGGTTTGATACTGGTTCACTGCGTCTATGGAATCCCCATTACGACTCTGATTTTCAGAAACTATTACTCGACCATCCCTTCAGACATCGTCGAGGCTGCGAAGATAGACGGTGCTGGATTTGTGAAAATATTCGTCAGGGTGCTGCTGCCCCTCTCCGGCCCGGCGTTCGCCGTCACTGCGATCTGGCAGTTCACTTCCATCTGGAACGACTTCCTCTTCGGCCTCGTTGTTACGCCCAATCCATCGGTACAGCCAATAACTGTGGCACTCAACAACCTGGCAGGAAGCTACTTCGTCGAGTGGAATGTGCAGATGGCTGGAGCCCTAATAACGGCGTTTCCAACGCTCATCGTTTATATCTTCCTCGGAAAGTTATTCATGAGAGGCTTGCTCTCGGGAAGTCTTTCTGGAATGTGATTCAACCTGCAGGGCTTAAATGCGAAAATCGTTGTGAACTTTATTCTTCGTACTCCGCGCCAGATTGTAGAATAGCAGTGGAAAAATTGACAGAATGCTTTTCCACGAAAGTTCGTAGATTTTTCTGGGCCAGAGGGGGTGAATCCATGGACCTGAAACTGTCCGACAAAAGAGTACTCGTCTGTGGTGGTACGCGCGGCATCGGTAGGGCGATCGCTGAAGAGTTCACGAAGGAAGGTTCTACAGTTTTCATAGTCGCGAGGCACCAGTCTAAGGAGATCGCAAAACAGATAGCTGCCCAGTATTCTGGAAAAGTTTTTGGATTCGATGCGGACCTGTCAAAGGCTGAAGACATAGACCAGATCAAAAAAGCGGTGGGACAGGTGGATGTGCTGATCATCAACTCAGGCGGGCCGAAGACCGGTGACTTTCTTGAACTGAGAGACGAAGACTGGCATCTATCCTTCGATTTGCTTGTGATGAGCACGGTGAGGCTGATCAGACATTTCCTGCCAGAAATGATCGAAAGGAAATGGGGAAGGGTGATCGCTGTAACGTCGACATCAGTTTACGAGCCCTTGCCGAGGCTCCTACTCTCCAATTCACTCAGAATGAGTGTCGTCGGACTCATGAGATCGCTCTCGAAAGAATATGCGAAATACAACATCACCTTCAACTGCGTTGCACCCGGTCATACCATGACCGAACGTCTGGAGCAATTGATCCGTGAGGCTGCAATGAGAATGCAGAAAAGCCAGGAAGAGGTCATGAAACAGATGGCTGAAGAAAACGACATGAAGCGTTTCGCAAAACCTGAAGAAATTGCGGCCGCGGTTGTGTTCCTTGCCAGTGAGCGGGCTTCGTACATAACCGGTGTGACATTGAGGGTGGATGGAGGATTCGTGCGCGCATCACTTTGAAAGAAGCTCAGCGATCTTTTCTGCAATGGTGAGATCGAATTCTGTGGTCACCTTGATGTTTGTCGGATCACCTTCAACGATTGCCACCGGTTGACCGTTCAGGATGAAGACTCCTGTTGCGTCCGTCAAGCTCGCTCTCTGATCTTCCGTCAACCGTTCGTAGAGTTCCAGAAAAACCTTTATCCTGAAAGTCTGTGGAGTCTGAACCATGAAAGTACGACTTCGTTCGGTCAAACCAACCAGTTTCTCGCCGTCCGAAACACCAACGGTGTCGGTTGCGGGCAGCGCGAGTGTTGCAGCTGAGGATTTTTCACACAATTCGATGCTATGCACTATGTGTTCTTTTCTAACGAACGGGCGGGCCGCATCGTGTGTGACAGCCATGTCATCGTCTTTCAGACCATAGTTTTCCTGCACGAAGTGGAGAGCTCTCAGCAGAGATTCTGTCCTTGTGCCACCTCCGCTGACGAACTGCAGCTTATCTGCTCTAACGTTCGACAGCACCAGGTGTTTCCCGAATTCGAACCATTCTTCTGGAAGCACGATCACAATCTTCGCGATCTCAGCGACTTCCAGAAAGGTCGAAACGCTCCAGAGAAGAAGGACCTTCCCACCAACCTGCACGAACTGCTTGGGAAGTTTTTTTCCAAGCCTCTTCGATGTTCCACCAGCCAAGATGACGGCGTAGATCAGGTACGAACCCTCCAAAGTCATTATAGAATCGCCCATAAGTTGTTGTGAAGAATCTTTTTGTGTAGAATTTTCTCACGAGACATACGCTAGGAGTGTGGGTGCATGTGGTGGTACGTTTTGCCATCAGTATTTCTGGGCTGGTCACTGGGTGCAAACGATGCGGCGAACGTTTTTGGCCCGACCGTGGCTTCCGGTTTGATTCCGCATAGGAGAGCTATGATCGCAGGTTCGTTTTTCGTCGTGATCGGCGCTCTGGTGGGAGGTTCACACGGCCTTCTGAACGTTTCCAACATCACCACCGGTGTCGCTCTCGACAGCGCCATCGCGGTCCTATCGGCAGCCATAACGGTGACCGTGATGACCTTTTTCAAATTTCCTGTGTCGACGTCCCAGGCGGTCTTTGGAGGCATCCTTGGTACGAACGTGTTCAGGTTCGGTTTTGAAAACATCAACTGGTCTCCGATGACGAAATTCGTCATCGTCTGGCTGTTGACACCCGCGGGTGCAGCACTGATAGGGTTTCTACTGTACGAGGTTCTTGCCACGCTTTTCAGGAGAATTCGATCCGTTCAGTACCAAGACAGATTCATAAAGATCAGTTCCTGGCTGATTGGTTTGTACGGTTGTTACGCACTCGGTGCGAACAACGTTGCAAATGTGACGGGCGCTCTGTCTGGAAACCTCCTGAGTGTGAATGAGGCTGCGTTGCTCGGAGGTCTGAGCATTGCATCTGGAATGATCAGTTTCAGCAAAGGCGTGATAAAGACGGTGGGAAAAGGCATAGTGGCGTTGGATCATTTCTCCGGCATGATTGCAGTTCTAGCGCATTCAATCACGCTGTGGATTTACAGTCTCGTTGGAATACCGGTATCATCCTCGCAGGCAATCGTTGGAGCGGTCATAGGTCTGGGATACGCCAGGGGTGTAAAACTGTCAAATCCAGACTCGTGATGAACATCGTACTCGTCTGGGTCATGACGCCCTTCATAGCTGCGATCGTTTCTTACCTTCTCACGACGGCAGTAAAGTTCTTCTTGAATTCATGAACCGGAGAAGTCACGTTCACTGGTTCGGTTCGATCGACATTCGGCGCGCTTCCTTGTGGCGATCTCAACGGTGAGTTTGATTTCCTCCTGGGTCAGGCTTCTGTACTGGCCAGGTGCGAGGTCTTTGAGTGTGATGTTTTCGAACCTGGTTCGCACGATCTTTGTGTAGTTCAGTCCTATCGCTCTCAGTATCTTCTTCACCTCATGGTGTTTTCCTTCTGTCAAAATGATTCTTACAAGTCCATCGTCCACCTCTTCGATTCTCGCAGGCGCGAACTTTTCCTCACCCAGCTCTATCCCGGCCTCCACAAGACGTTTCATCTCATCAGTGAGTTTCCCATCCTTGTAGATGAGATACTCTCTTTCCAGGCGTGATTTTGGATCTATCAACAGATGAGTGAACCAGCCATCGGTCGTCAGTATGACCACGCCTTCTACGTCTCTGTCCAGCCGACCGGCCACGTGGAGCCTGTGTACCCACGGTTCGTTCAGCAGGTCGAAGATATTCGCATCATCAACCCTATCGCACACATATCCGGCAGGTTTGTGCAGAACGATGTACACGTGTCTGAATGGTCCAACCCGCCGGCCCAGGCATTCGACCACATCGTTCTTTGAAACATCGAACGCCGGATCCTTCACGATCTCGCTGTTTACTCTCACTTGACCGCTTCTTATCAACCTTTTGACTTCCGTTCTGGTTCCGACACCGGAATTTGCGAGGTATCTATCGAGTCTCAACTTTCTCAGTCACCTTTCCTCTGAGATTTTCGAGGAAATGCCTCGAAACCTCGATCTGCTTCATCGCACGCCTGTAGCCATCCAGAAACTCATAATAGGGCAAAGGTTCTTTTGTGTTCGTATCAAAACCTGTACTGTTCGTGATCCTTCCATCCTCCGAGACCACAAAGAATCTCGAACCATCGAAGAATGAACCGTCCGGGAGGTGGTACCTGAACGCGACAAAATCATCGCCGTTGCAAAGATCTTTCCCGACACAAACTTTGAGATCGCATTTCAAACCCAGGACGTTGAGCAACGTGGGTGTGAAGTC contains these protein-coding regions:
- the ispD gene encoding 2-C-methyl-D-erythritol 4-phosphate cytidylyltransferase — translated: MTLEGSYLIYAVILAGGTSKRLGKKLPKQFVQVGGKVLLLWSVSTFLEVAEIAKIVIVLPEEWFEFGKHLVLSNVRADKLQFVSGGGTRTESLLRALHFVQENYGLKDDDMAVTHDAARPFVRKEHIVHSIELCEKSSAATLALPATDTVGVSDGEKLVGLTERSRTFMVQTPQTFRIKVFLELYERLTEDQRASLTDATGVFILNGQPVAIVEGDPTNIKVTTEFDLTIAEKIAELLSK
- a CDS encoding inorganic phosphate transporter encodes the protein MWWYVLPSVFLGWSLGANDAANVFGPTVASGLIPHRRAMIAGSFFVVIGALVGGSHGLLNVSNITTGVALDSAIAVLSAAITVTVMTFFKFPVSTSQAVFGGILGTNVFRFGFENINWSPMTKFVIVWLLTPAGAALIGFLLYEVLATLFRRIRSVQYQDRFIKISSWLIGLYGCYALGANNVANVTGALSGNLLSVNEAALLGGLSIASGMISFSKGVIKTVGKGIVALDHFSGMIAVLAHSITLWIYSLVGIPVSSSQAIVGAVIGLGYARGVKLSNPDS
- a CDS encoding pseudouridine synthase, with product MRLDRYLANSGVGTRTEVKRLIRSGQVRVNSEIVKDPAFDVSKNDVVECLGRRVGPFRHVYIVLHKPAGYVCDRVDDANIFDLLNEPWVHRLHVAGRLDRDVEGVVILTTDGWFTHLLIDPKSRLEREYLIYKDGKLTDEMKRLVEAGIELGEEKFAPARIEEVDDGLVRIILTEGKHHEVKKILRAIGLNYTKIVRTRFENITLKDLAPGQYRSLTQEEIKLTVEIATRKRAECRSNRTSERDFSGS